In Promicromonospora sp. Populi, one genomic interval encodes:
- a CDS encoding SCO3242 family prenyltransferase: MKPSFSALAEAAIADVADIAELVRAPAALSVVGDSLAGLAAARAGTPTALRGRHVLLPVASVCLYLGGMALNDYADRHVDAVERPERPIPSGRVTPSDALAVGVALTAGGVAAAGLAGGRRALAIAVPLAACIWTYDLVAKDRPAGPFVMAACRGLDVLLGATPGRIRSALPAAAGLTAHTLGVTVLSRGEVHGTTAQIAGGVAAGTLAGAVAASVVPSAAPARAARWVTVAAAGAYAAACLPAQVRAAAEPTAANARTATRSGIQAMVPLQATWAARSGGLGTTALLAGVAAVGYGLRLLGRVRGRAGVSIT, from the coding sequence ATGAAGCCCAGCTTCTCCGCCCTAGCCGAAGCCGCCATTGCCGACGTCGCCGATATCGCTGAGCTCGTCCGGGCGCCGGCCGCCCTGAGCGTGGTCGGCGACTCCCTCGCCGGACTCGCGGCCGCCCGGGCCGGCACGCCGACGGCGCTCCGCGGGCGCCACGTGCTGCTGCCCGTCGCCTCGGTCTGCCTCTACCTGGGCGGTATGGCGCTGAACGACTACGCCGACCGGCACGTGGACGCCGTCGAGCGGCCCGAGCGGCCAATCCCCTCGGGCCGGGTGACGCCGAGTGATGCGCTCGCCGTCGGTGTCGCGCTGACCGCGGGCGGCGTGGCCGCGGCGGGTCTCGCCGGCGGACGGCGGGCGCTCGCGATCGCCGTCCCGCTCGCCGCCTGCATCTGGACCTACGACCTGGTGGCGAAGGACCGGCCGGCCGGGCCGTTCGTCATGGCGGCGTGCCGCGGGCTGGACGTGCTGCTCGGGGCCACGCCGGGACGCATCCGGTCCGCGCTCCCGGCCGCCGCTGGCCTGACCGCTCACACGCTCGGCGTCACGGTGCTCTCCCGCGGCGAGGTGCACGGCACCACCGCGCAGATCGCCGGAGGTGTCGCCGCGGGCACCCTCGCGGGTGCTGTCGCGGCGTCCGTGGTGCCGTCGGCCGCGCCAGCACGCGCCGCACGCTGGGTCACCGTCGCGGCCGCGGGCGCCTACGCCGCGGCCTGCCTGCCGGCGCAGGTCCGAGCGGCGGCCGAGCCGACGGCGGCCAACGCGCGTACCGCTACCCGGTCCGGGATCCAGGCGATGGTGCCCCTGCAGGCCACGTGGGCCGCGCGTTCCGGGGGCCTGGGTACGACGGCGCTGCTGGCCGGGGTCGCCGCCGTCGGCTACGGGCTGCGACTGCTGGGCCGCGTCCGCGGCCGCGCGGGTGTGAGCATCACATGA
- a CDS encoding MurR/RpiR family transcriptional regulator: MSGDVLVRLRRALPNLRPAEARVAQTVLDDPNTVVQSTITELAGHADTSQATVVRFCRAVGYAGYPEFRIDLAQATSRREVEMERSGIAEGEINQTDDIEAVVSKIAFHEARTIEETARMIDTDAIERVATAISEAKRVDVYGVGSSNLAAADLAMKLQRIGVFVFSSPDPHQQLASSALLEPGNVAIAVSHSGQTRETNQALEIARKRGALTAAITNFPDAPIGLVSDVVLATTARETQFRVGAMSSRIAQLTVVDYLFVRVAQRTYERSSIAIKATYDAVRDQRLDFGSPKGERPAAPSA, from the coding sequence ATGTCAGGTGACGTCCTCGTCCGACTCAGGCGCGCACTACCGAACCTGCGACCAGCAGAGGCGAGAGTGGCGCAGACGGTCCTCGACGACCCGAACACTGTCGTCCAGTCGACCATCACCGAGCTCGCCGGACACGCGGACACGTCACAGGCCACAGTGGTGCGGTTCTGCCGTGCCGTCGGCTACGCGGGCTACCCGGAGTTCCGGATCGACCTGGCCCAGGCGACCAGCCGGCGCGAGGTCGAGATGGAGCGGTCCGGCATCGCCGAGGGCGAGATCAACCAGACCGACGACATCGAGGCCGTCGTCTCGAAGATCGCGTTCCACGAGGCGCGCACCATCGAAGAGACCGCGCGCATGATCGACACCGACGCGATCGAGCGGGTGGCCACGGCCATCTCCGAGGCCAAGCGGGTGGACGTCTACGGCGTCGGCTCGTCCAACCTCGCCGCCGCCGACCTCGCGATGAAGCTGCAGCGCATCGGCGTCTTTGTGTTCAGCTCGCCCGACCCGCACCAGCAGCTCGCCTCCTCGGCTCTGCTCGAGCCGGGCAACGTCGCGATCGCCGTCTCGCACTCGGGGCAGACGCGGGAGACCAACCAGGCCCTGGAGATCGCGCGCAAGCGCGGCGCCCTCACCGCGGCGATCACGAACTTCCCGGACGCCCCGATCGGCCTGGTGTCCGACGTCGTCCTGGCCACCACCGCCCGCGAGACCCAGTTCCGGGTCGGCGCCATGTCCAGCCGCATCGCGCAGCTCACGGTCGTGGACTACCTGTTCGTGCGGGTCGCTCAGCGCACCTACGAGCGCTCGTCGATCGCCATCAAGGCGACGTACGACGCCGTGCGCGACCAGCGCCTCGACTTCGGCAGCCCCAAGGGCGAGCGGCCGGCGGCACCGAGCGCCTGA
- a CDS encoding sugar phosphate isomerase/epimerase family protein: MSRHTAHQTAHQTRPPFLLGYGTNGFGDHPLPTALDVLDDVGYDAVAVTLGFPHLDPFSPLAGDDVAALRAHLGRMRGGTGAAVVVETGTRYLLDPLHKHRPTLVDRDAALRMRFLERAIEIAADLEAHCVSFFSGVLPDGADATEADVADGWARLHDRIPALVEYAGERGVRLAIEPEPGMLVETVDDALRLRSEVGDPPELGITVDVGHCLVVEPDGVEGALRAAAPYLSNVQLDDMPPTHHEHRPFGEGGIDLPLVLATLADIGYRGVAAVELPRHSHDAPRLARDSRAALLRAWAAVTGAPTGLPTGPVTGPVTGPATGPVTRERTVP, from the coding sequence ATGAGCCGTCACACAGCTCATCAGACGGCTCATCAGACAAGGCCGCCGTTTCTGCTGGGCTACGGCACCAACGGGTTCGGTGACCACCCCCTGCCCACGGCGCTGGACGTGCTCGACGACGTCGGGTACGACGCTGTCGCCGTCACGCTCGGGTTCCCGCACCTGGACCCGTTCTCCCCCCTCGCGGGCGACGACGTAGCGGCACTACGCGCGCACCTCGGGCGGATGCGCGGCGGCACGGGGGCGGCGGTCGTCGTCGAGACGGGCACGCGGTACCTCCTCGATCCCCTGCACAAGCACCGGCCCACGCTCGTGGACCGGGACGCTGCCCTGCGGATGCGGTTCCTCGAACGCGCCATCGAGATCGCGGCGGATCTCGAGGCGCACTGCGTCTCGTTCTTCTCGGGGGTCCTGCCCGACGGCGCCGACGCTACCGAAGCCGATGTCGCCGACGGCTGGGCCAGGCTCCACGACCGCATCCCGGCCCTGGTCGAGTACGCCGGGGAGCGCGGGGTGCGGCTCGCGATCGAACCCGAGCCCGGCATGCTTGTCGAGACGGTCGACGACGCCCTGCGGCTGCGCTCCGAGGTAGGTGATCCGCCCGAGCTGGGCATCACGGTGGACGTCGGGCACTGCCTCGTCGTCGAGCCGGACGGCGTCGAGGGCGCGCTGCGTGCCGCCGCGCCCTACCTGAGCAACGTGCAGCTCGACGACATGCCGCCCACGCACCACGAGCACCGCCCGTTCGGCGAGGGGGGCATCGACCTGCCGCTGGTGCTCGCCACGCTCGCCGACATCGGCTATCGCGGCGTCGCCGCCGTCGAGCTGCCTCGCCACTCCCACGACGCGCCGCGGCTCGCCCGCGACAGCCGCGCGGCCCTGCTGCGCGCGTGGGCGGCCGTCACCGGCGCACCCACCGGCCTGCCCACCGGCCCAGTCACCGGCCCAGTCACCGGCCCAGCCACCGGCCCAGTCACAAGGGAAAGGACCGTGCCATGA
- a CDS encoding EboA domain-containing protein, giving the protein MTADANASSDWLADACAEVARDPDSVTRAFAFAARRVGRAPRRPDVDPGGVVHGTVDDAARAALVVALADAVGTGPDYAERLVRLYRQGDAAERRGVLRGLDLLTERGDLGTADPGTDDPGMADPGTADPGTAQLVAAGVDLAADALRANDPGLVAAAVGPFGSRHLDQHTWRHAILKLVFQGVSLDAVSDLGARADDELARMARDFAAERRAAGRSVPTDLDRLSSAPASSTRLSSTQLSSTKE; this is encoded by the coding sequence ATGACCGCTGACGCGAACGCATCGTCCGACTGGCTTGCGGACGCATGCGCCGAGGTCGCCCGCGACCCGGACAGCGTCACGCGAGCGTTCGCGTTCGCGGCCCGCAGGGTGGGTCGCGCGCCGCGTCGGCCCGACGTCGACCCGGGCGGCGTCGTGCACGGCACGGTCGACGACGCCGCCCGGGCGGCCCTCGTCGTCGCGCTGGCCGACGCCGTGGGCACCGGCCCGGACTATGCCGAACGCCTGGTGCGCCTCTACCGGCAGGGGGACGCGGCCGAGCGGCGGGGCGTCCTGCGGGGCCTCGACCTGCTCACGGAGCGGGGCGACCTCGGCACGGCTGATCCCGGCACAGACGATCCCGGCATGGCTGATCCCGGCACAGCTGATCCCGGCACAGCGCAGCTGGTCGCCGCCGGCGTCGACCTCGCCGCCGACGCCCTGCGCGCCAACGACCCGGGGCTGGTCGCGGCCGCCGTCGGCCCGTTCGGGTCCCGGCACCTGGACCAGCACACGTGGCGGCACGCGATCCTCAAGCTCGTCTTCCAGGGCGTGAGCCTCGACGCCGTCAGCGACCTGGGCGCGCGCGCCGACGACGAGCTCGCCCGCATGGCGCGCGACTTCGCGGCCGAGCGCCGCGCGGCGGGCCGCTCCGTACCAACCGATCTCGACCGGCTCAGCAGCGCCCCGGCCAGCAGCACTCGGCTCAGCAGCACCCAGCTCAGCAGCACGAAGGAGTGA
- a CDS encoding inositol-3-phosphate synthase encodes MHQASARHHSAARTGVWFVGARGSVASTATMGLAAIADGQAAPTGCVTAREPFASADLPAFADLVVGGHDISSVTMTKRAECLVESGMIPPRLLAATHDALERADAEARPGYDPHAAEQNLSQQAAAERLAADITSFQERHALARVVVVDLSSTEPPVVPVPEHDDVDALLLALADPARAVLPASSVSAYAAVLAGAAYAAFTPSAGMGLPALTQLARERGIPVAGQDGKTGQTWLRTVLAPAFAARGLKVLSWSGTNLLGGGDGATLADPEAVRSKLASKNRGLTALTGSDTTPLHIDNVPDLGDIKVAWDHVHVEGFLGSRLTLQTTWSAHDSMLAAPLVLDLARLLALAHAAGLSGPVPELGFFFKDPWGSDVHDAAAQVGALEGWVRRTSARVRR; translated from the coding sequence ATGCACCAGGCCTCTGCACGCCACCATTCCGCCGCACGCACGGGTGTCTGGTTCGTCGGAGCCCGCGGGTCCGTGGCCAGTACCGCCACCATGGGCCTCGCGGCCATCGCCGACGGTCAGGCGGCCCCCACAGGCTGCGTCACCGCCCGTGAGCCCTTCGCCTCGGCAGACCTGCCCGCGTTCGCGGACCTCGTGGTGGGCGGGCACGACATCTCGTCGGTCACCATGACCAAGCGCGCGGAGTGCCTCGTCGAGAGCGGCATGATCCCGCCCCGGCTGCTCGCCGCTACCCACGACGCCCTCGAACGGGCCGACGCGGAGGCGCGCCCCGGGTACGACCCGCACGCCGCCGAGCAGAACCTCTCTCAACAGGCCGCCGCCGAGCGCCTCGCGGCCGACATCACGTCCTTCCAGGAGCGGCACGCCCTGGCCCGCGTGGTGGTGGTCGACCTCTCCTCGACCGAGCCGCCCGTCGTCCCGGTGCCCGAGCATGACGACGTCGACGCCCTGCTCCTCGCCCTGGCCGACCCGGCCCGCGCGGTGCTCCCGGCATCGTCGGTCTCCGCCTACGCAGCGGTCCTGGCCGGTGCCGCGTACGCCGCCTTCACACCGTCGGCGGGCATGGGCCTGCCCGCGCTGACCCAGCTCGCGCGCGAGCGCGGCATCCCCGTGGCCGGGCAGGACGGCAAGACCGGGCAGACCTGGCTGCGGACCGTGCTGGCCCCCGCGTTCGCCGCTCGCGGGCTCAAGGTGCTGTCCTGGTCCGGGACCAACCTCCTGGGCGGCGGCGACGGCGCCACCCTCGCCGATCCGGAGGCCGTACGCAGCAAGCTCGCCAGCAAGAACCGGGGGCTGACAGCGCTGACAGGCAGCGATACGACGCCGCTGCACATCGACAACGTGCCCGACCTCGGCGACATCAAGGTCGCCTGGGACCACGTGCACGTCGAAGGGTTCCTCGGCTCGCGGCTCACCCTGCAGACCACGTGGAGCGCCCACGACTCGATGCTCGCCGCGCCGCTGGTCCTCGACCTCGCCCGCCTGCTCGCGCTCGCGCACGCCGCCGGGCTCAGCGGTCCAGTCCCGGAGCTGGGCTTCTTCTTCAAGGACCCCTGGGGCTCCGACGTGCACGACGCCGCCGCGCAGGTCGGCGCTCTCGAGGGCTGGGTCCGCCGCACGTCGGCGCGGGTCCGCCGATGA
- a CDS encoding TatD family hydrolase, with product MRIFDPHIHMTSRTTDDYEAMYAAGVRAVVEPAFWLGQPRTSVGSFTDYFDSLLGWERFRAAQFGIRHHATIALNPKEANDPRCREVLAEIPRYLFKDGVVAVGEVGYDSMTPEEDEVFAAQLQMARDAELPVLVHTPHRDKLAGTHRTLDVVRESGLPPEQVLVDHLNETNVALVRDAGAWAGFSIYPDTKMDEDRMVALLAEYGTERMIVNSAADWGRSDPLKTAKTAQAMLAAGFSDDDVDQVLWRNPVAFYGQSGNLVLDPVPGFTEGAPPTPGVEFEGSSVLRGARA from the coding sequence ATGCGCATCTTCGACCCGCACATCCACATGACGAGCCGCACCACCGACGACTACGAGGCGATGTACGCGGCGGGCGTGCGCGCCGTCGTCGAACCGGCGTTCTGGCTGGGCCAGCCCCGCACCAGCGTGGGTTCGTTCACCGACTACTTCGACTCCCTGCTCGGCTGGGAGCGGTTCCGGGCGGCGCAGTTCGGCATCCGGCACCACGCGACGATCGCGCTCAACCCCAAGGAGGCGAACGACCCGCGCTGCCGCGAGGTGCTCGCCGAGATCCCGCGCTACCTGTTCAAGGACGGCGTCGTGGCGGTGGGTGAGGTCGGCTACGACTCGATGACCCCCGAGGAGGACGAGGTCTTCGCGGCCCAGCTGCAGATGGCCCGGGACGCCGAGCTGCCCGTCCTGGTGCACACCCCGCACCGCGACAAGCTCGCCGGGACGCACCGCACGCTCGACGTCGTGCGTGAGTCCGGGCTGCCGCCGGAGCAGGTGCTGGTGGACCACCTGAACGAGACCAACGTGGCGCTGGTGCGCGACGCCGGGGCGTGGGCCGGGTTCTCCATCTACCCCGACACGAAGATGGACGAGGACCGCATGGTCGCGCTGCTGGCGGAGTACGGGACGGAGCGCATGATCGTGAACTCCGCCGCGGACTGGGGCCGGTCCGACCCGCTGAAGACCGCGAAGACCGCGCAGGCGATGCTCGCGGCGGGCTTCAGCGACGACGACGTCGACCAGGTGCTGTGGCGCAACCCCGTCGCCTTCTACGGGCAGTCGGGCAACCTGGTGCTCGATCCGGTCCCCGGGTTCACCGAGGGCGCTCCCCCGACGCCCGGCGTGGAGTTCGAGGGCTCGTCCGTGCTCCGCGGCGCACGAGCCTGA
- a CDS encoding alkaline phosphatase family protein, producing MNPVLLLDVVGLTARALAHMPRLRRLADSGWQSELATVLPAVTCSVQSTMLTGLMPAEHGIVGNGWYFRELGDVYLWRQHNRLVAGEKLWEAGRKHDPEYSADNVCWWYAMGMSTDVTITPRPIYHADGRKSPDAYIRPVALHDDLISRFGEFPLFTYWGPTASIASTQWIVNVTRHLLRSRKSALTTAYLPHLDYDLQRFGPESPEADRAAAELDAVLAPLLEDAEAAGVTVVAVSEYGIGKANRPVDINRLLRTEGFLEVYTQDGKEQLDPWTSRAFAVADHQVAHVYVDDPSDVARVADLLRGVPGVDEVLDREAQAKYGLDHERAGELVVVAEPGSWFTYYYWLDDDRAPEFARGVDIHRKPGYDPAELFFNPADPLAKAKAGLNLVRKKLGLRYAMSTTPLDASYVRGTHGRLPDSSADTPLVLCSDADVPASVARWVDDAAGQVPASAVKGLVLDLQGVR from the coding sequence ATGAACCCCGTCCTGCTGCTCGACGTCGTCGGGCTGACCGCCCGCGCGCTGGCCCACATGCCGCGCCTGCGCCGGCTCGCGGACTCGGGCTGGCAGTCCGAGCTCGCCACCGTGCTGCCCGCTGTGACCTGCAGCGTGCAGTCGACGATGCTGACCGGGCTGATGCCTGCCGAGCACGGGATCGTCGGCAACGGCTGGTACTTCCGCGAGCTGGGCGACGTGTATCTCTGGCGTCAGCACAACCGCCTCGTCGCGGGCGAGAAGCTGTGGGAGGCGGGCCGCAAGCACGACCCGGAGTACAGCGCGGACAACGTGTGCTGGTGGTACGCGATGGGCATGTCCACCGACGTCACCATCACCCCGCGCCCGATCTATCACGCCGACGGCCGCAAGTCGCCCGACGCGTACATCCGGCCCGTGGCGCTGCACGACGACCTGATCAGCCGGTTTGGCGAGTTCCCGCTGTTCACCTACTGGGGCCCGACGGCGTCCATCGCCTCGACCCAGTGGATCGTCAACGTGACCAGGCACCTGCTGCGGTCGCGGAAGTCCGCGCTCACGACGGCTTACCTGCCGCACCTGGACTACGACCTGCAGCGCTTCGGCCCGGAGTCGCCCGAGGCGGACCGCGCGGCGGCCGAGCTCGACGCCGTGCTGGCTCCCCTGCTGGAGGACGCCGAGGCGGCGGGCGTGACCGTCGTCGCCGTCTCGGAGTACGGCATCGGCAAGGCGAACCGGCCGGTCGACATCAACCGGCTGCTGCGTACCGAGGGCTTCCTGGAGGTCTACACGCAGGACGGCAAGGAACAGCTCGACCCGTGGACGTCGCGCGCGTTCGCCGTCGCCGACCACCAGGTGGCGCACGTGTACGTCGACGATCCCTCCGACGTCGCCCGGGTCGCGGACCTGCTGCGCGGGGTGCCCGGCGTCGACGAGGTGCTCGACCGCGAGGCGCAGGCGAAGTACGGGCTGGACCACGAGCGGGCGGGTGAGCTGGTCGTCGTGGCGGAACCGGGATCCTGGTTCACGTACTACTACTGGCTCGACGACGACCGGGCGCCCGAGTTCGCCCGCGGCGTCGACATCCACCGCAAGCCCGGCTACGACCCCGCCGAGCTGTTCTTCAACCCCGCGGACCCCCTGGCCAAGGCGAAGGCGGGCCTTAACCTGGTGCGCAAGAAGCTGGGCCTGCGGTATGCGATGAGCACCACGCCGCTCGACGCGTCGTACGTGCGCGGCACGCACGGGCGGCTGCCCGACTCGTCGGCGGACACGCCGCTGGTGCTGTGCTCGGACGCGGACGTCCCGGCGTCGGTAGCCCGCTGGGTCGACGACGCCGCCGGCCAGGTCCCGGCGTCCGCCGTGAAGGGCCTGGTGCTGGACCTGCAGGGGGTCCGCTAA
- the eboE gene encoding metabolite traffic protein EboE encodes MASEMLLSYCTNVHPAEDLDGVIDQLSRYAGPVREAAGLDTLGVGLWLPAEVAHQLDASAADRDRLRAALAEHRLQVHTLNAFPYGGFHREVVKLAVYSPTWAERARLDYVLACARVLADLLPDSNGDNNGGDGENSSQIAGSISTLPLAWRAPWTQADDDEATRAFATLSAELRELKRRTGRTVRIAVEPEPGCVLDTVEDVVAWLAPRTRADRPDDLRIDPEHVGVCLDTCHLAVSFADPAGAVRRITDAGLRVVKVQASAALEVADPSAPGARAAIGRFVEQRYLHQVRELSPSGSVLASDDLPVALGLGLALGDADRRPALPGDGPWRVHFHVPLHHEPKPPLAATTQVLRDAVAAVRAAPHGGEAHLDVETYTWSVLPDGVAGAAGADGEAGEAGEAGLVAGIAAELRWAGENLLVTEGADA; translated from the coding sequence ATGGCAAGCGAGATGCTGCTCTCCTACTGCACCAACGTGCACCCCGCCGAGGACCTGGACGGTGTGATCGACCAGCTCAGCCGGTACGCCGGCCCGGTACGTGAGGCCGCGGGCCTGGATACGCTCGGCGTCGGGCTGTGGCTGCCCGCCGAGGTGGCGCACCAGCTGGACGCGTCCGCCGCGGACCGGGACCGGCTGCGCGCGGCGCTCGCGGAGCACCGGCTCCAGGTGCACACCCTCAATGCCTTCCCGTACGGCGGTTTCCACCGTGAGGTGGTCAAGCTCGCGGTGTACTCCCCCACCTGGGCCGAGCGGGCCCGCCTGGACTACGTGCTCGCCTGCGCCCGGGTACTGGCTGACCTGCTGCCCGACAGCAATGGTGATAACAACGGAGGCGACGGCGAAAACAGCAGCCAGATCGCCGGGTCGATCTCGACCCTCCCCCTGGCGTGGCGCGCGCCCTGGACGCAGGCCGACGACGACGAGGCGACCCGGGCGTTCGCCACGCTGTCCGCCGAGCTGCGCGAGCTGAAGCGGCGCACCGGCCGGACCGTGCGGATCGCCGTCGAGCCCGAGCCGGGGTGCGTGCTGGACACGGTGGAGGACGTCGTCGCGTGGCTCGCGCCGCGCACTCGTGCGGATCGGCCCGACGACCTGCGGATCGACCCCGAGCACGTCGGCGTCTGCCTGGACACCTGCCACCTCGCGGTGTCGTTCGCGGACCCGGCCGGCGCCGTCCGCCGGATCACTGACGCGGGCCTGCGGGTGGTCAAGGTGCAGGCGTCCGCGGCGCTGGAGGTCGCGGACCCGTCCGCGCCGGGTGCGCGGGCGGCGATCGGGCGGTTCGTCGAGCAGCGTTATCTGCACCAGGTGCGCGAGCTCTCGCCGTCGGGCAGCGTGCTGGCCTCGGACGACCTGCCGGTGGCGCTAGGGCTAGGGCTAGCACTCGGGGATGCCGACCGGCGCCCGGCCCTGCCGGGCGACGGGCCCTGGCGCGTGCACTTCCACGTGCCGCTGCACCACGAGCCGAAGCCGCCGCTGGCGGCGACCACCCAGGTGCTGCGCGACGCCGTCGCCGCGGTGCGGGCCGCGCCGCACGGCGGCGAGGCGCACCTCGACGTCGAGACGTACACCTGGTCCGTGCTGCCCGACGGCGTGGCGGGGGCGGCCGGCGCGGACGGCGAGGCCGGCGAGGCCGGCGAGGCCGGCCTGGTGGCCGGGATCGCGGCCGAGCTGCGCTGGGCCGGAGAAAACCTGCTCGTCACAGAGGGAGCTGACGCATGA
- the cimA gene encoding citramalate synthase, with protein MTTASNSASFQVYDTTLRDGAQQEGMNLSVSDKLAIAALLDELGVGYIEGGWPGAVPKDTDFFARAATELNLKNAVLAAFGATRRAGVRAGDDPQVRALLDAATPVVALVAKSDVRHVERALRTTRAENLAMISDTVAFLVAEGRRVVLDAEHFFDGYRHDAEYATSAVAAAFDAGAEVVTLCDTNGGMLPSWVSEVVGELGERIAVGPEQRFGMHAHNDSGCAVANSLAAVEAGATHVQGTVNGYGERTGNADLVTVVANLELKLGMSLLADGGLREASRISHAISEITNISPFARQPYVGASAFAHKGGLHASAIRVDPDMYQHTDPTLVGNDMRMLVSDMAGRASIELKGRELGFDLAGQGELLSRVTNRVKLDEAAGYTYEAADASFELLLRSELGRRPEFFTVESWRIIVETVPAGAALPPVHAPDAAAVAEATVKLRAGGERIVTTGEGNGPVNALDQALRTALSRVYPELGRFELIDFKVRILDTELGTDAITRVLTETTDGEHSWSTVGVGPNVVEAAWEAVTEAYVYGLLRSGVEPRP; from the coding sequence ATGACCACCGCTTCGAACAGCGCCTCGTTCCAGGTGTACGACACGACATTGCGTGACGGCGCGCAGCAGGAGGGCATGAACCTCTCCGTATCCGACAAGCTCGCGATCGCGGCTCTGCTCGACGAGCTCGGCGTCGGCTACATCGAGGGCGGTTGGCCGGGCGCGGTCCCCAAGGACACCGACTTCTTCGCTCGCGCCGCGACGGAGCTGAACCTGAAGAACGCGGTGCTCGCCGCGTTCGGCGCCACTCGTCGTGCGGGCGTCCGGGCCGGGGACGACCCGCAGGTGCGCGCCCTGCTCGACGCGGCCACCCCAGTGGTGGCGCTCGTCGCCAAGTCGGACGTGCGGCACGTCGAGCGTGCGCTGCGCACGACCCGCGCCGAGAACCTCGCGATGATCAGCGACACCGTCGCCTTCCTCGTCGCGGAGGGACGCCGGGTAGTTCTCGACGCCGAGCACTTCTTCGACGGGTACCGGCACGATGCCGAGTACGCGACCAGCGCCGTCGCCGCCGCGTTCGACGCCGGCGCGGAGGTGGTCACGCTCTGCGACACCAACGGCGGCATGCTGCCCAGCTGGGTCAGCGAGGTCGTCGGCGAGCTGGGGGAGCGCATCGCCGTCGGGCCGGAGCAGCGGTTCGGTATGCACGCGCACAACGACAGCGGCTGCGCCGTCGCGAACTCGCTCGCCGCCGTCGAGGCGGGCGCCACCCACGTCCAGGGCACCGTCAACGGCTACGGCGAGCGCACCGGCAACGCCGACCTCGTCACCGTCGTCGCCAACCTGGAGCTCAAGCTCGGCATGTCCCTCCTGGCCGACGGCGGCCTGCGGGAGGCCTCCCGGATCTCGCACGCCATCAGCGAGATCACGAACATCTCGCCGTTCGCCCGCCAGCCGTACGTCGGGGCGAGCGCGTTCGCGCACAAGGGCGGCCTGCACGCCAGCGCGATCCGCGTGGACCCCGACATGTACCAGCACACCGACCCCACCCTCGTGGGCAACGACATGCGCATGCTCGTCTCGGACATGGCGGGCCGGGCCTCGATCGAGCTCAAGGGCCGCGAGCTGGGCTTCGACCTCGCCGGTCAGGGTGAGCTGCTCTCCCGGGTCACCAACCGCGTCAAGCTCGACGAGGCCGCCGGCTACACCTACGAGGCCGCCGACGCGTCGTTCGAGCTGCTGCTGCGCTCGGAGCTCGGCCGCCGCCCGGAGTTCTTCACCGTCGAGTCGTGGCGCATCATCGTGGAGACCGTCCCGGCCGGTGCGGCGCTGCCGCCGGTCCATGCGCCCGACGCCGCTGCCGTCGCCGAGGCGACGGTCAAGCTCCGGGCCGGCGGCGAGCGGATCGTGACGACGGGGGAGGGCAACGGCCCCGTCAACGCGCTGGACCAGGCGTTGCGCACGGCCCTGTCGCGGGTCTACCCGGAGCTCGGCCGGTTCGAGCTCATCGACTTCAAGGTCCGCATCCTCGACACGGAGCTCGGCACGGACGCGATCACGCGGGTGCTGACCGAGACCACCGACGGCGAGCACTCCTGGTCGACCGTCGGCGTGGGGCCCAACGTGGTGGAGGCCGCCTGGGAGGCCGTGACCGAGGCGTACGTGTACGGGTTGCTGAGGTCGGGCGTGGAGCCCCGCCCCTGA